In a single window of the Papaver somniferum cultivar HN1 chromosome 8, ASM357369v1, whole genome shotgun sequence genome:
- the LOC113304286 gene encoding cytochrome P450 86A2-like, translated as MDTSTMFLIFSTSFITVIVSYTIWFNLIKRSLKGPRVWPLLGSLPGLIENHDRLHDWITENLRKCGGTYQTCICAVPFLARKQGLVTVTSDPKNIEHILKSRFENYPKGPTWQSVFHDLLGEGIFNSDGDTWLFQRKTAALEFTTRTLRQAMARWLNQTIKFGFCPILKAAQLECRPVDLQDLLLRLTFDNICGLIVGRDPQTLTAGLPENRFATAFDRATEATLQRFVLPKVVWQLRKWLRLGMEVTLSQSLDHIDEYLSNVIKTRKLELLSKPGSGATAQHDDLLSRFMKKKESYSESFLQHVALNFILAGRDTSSVALSWFFWLCIQNPRVEEKILNEICTVLIETRGDDTTKWTDEPLGFEENDRLVYLKAALSETLRLYPSVPEDSKHVAVDDVLPDGTFVPAGSAVTYSIYSTGRMESTWGEDCLEFKPERWLSKDEKQFEAKDQFRFVSFNAGPRICLGKDLAYLQMKSVAAAVLLRHKLTIAEGHKVEQKMSLTLFMKYGLKVNVHRRDLTDVPAQLREKGFDIYIR; from the exons ATGGATACTTCTACTATGTTCTTAATCTTCTCTACTTCATTCATAACAGTGATAGTTTCTTACACAATTTGGTTCAATCTGATCAAACGTTCGTTAAAAGGTCCACGAGTATGGCCATTGTTGGGAAGCTTACCAGGTTTAATAGAAAACCATGATCGTTTACATGATTGGATTACTGAGAATCTACGTAAATGTGGTGGTACATATCAAACATGCATCTGTGCAGTGCCGTTTTTAGCTCGGAAACAAGGATTAGTAACGGTTACAAGCGATCCGAAGAATATAGAACATATTTTGAAGAGCCGGTTTGAGAATTATCCTAAAGGACCAACTTGGCAATCTGTGTTTCATGATCTACTTGGAGAAGGGATCTTCAATTCTGATGGTGATACATGGTTATTTCAGAGGAAAACAGCTGCATTAGAGTTCACTACACGTACACTCCGACAAGCTATGGCTCGGTGGCTAAATCAGACTATCAAATTCGGGTTCTGTCCGATTCTTAAAGCGGCTCAGCTCGAATGTAGACCAGTCgatcttcaagatcttcttctccGGCTAACGTTTGATAATATATGCGGGCTCATAGTCGGAAGAGATCCACAAACATTGACGGCTGGGTTACCGGAGAATCGGTTTGCTACGGCGTTCGATCGAGCTACTGAAGCCACACTTCAGCGTTTTGTGTTACCTAAAGTTGTTTGGCAGCTAAGGAAATGGCTCCGGCTCGGAATGGAAGTCACATTGAGTCAAAGCCTTGACCACATCGACGAATATCTATCCAACGTCATCAAGACACGTAAGCTGGAATTGCTGAGTAAGCCAGGAAGTGGGGCCACAGCTCAACATGACGATTTGCTATCAAGGTTTATGAAGAAGAAAGAATCCTACTCAGAGTCATTCCTCCAACACGTGGCACTCAATTTCATCCTAGCTGGACGTGACACGTCATCAGTTGCCCTTAGCTGGTTCTTTTGGTTGTGTATCCAAAACCCTAGAGttgaagagaagatcctcaatgaAATCTGCACCGTTCTGATTGAGACACGTGGTGatgatacaacaaaatggacGGATGAACCCTTGGGGTTTGAGGAGAATGACCGTCTGGTCTACTTGAAAGCAGCATTGTCTGAGACCCTCCGGCTATATCCTTCCGTTCCCGAGGACTCGAAACACGTAGCTGTCGACGACGTATTACCTGATGGCACATTTGTACCAGCAGGATCCGCGGTCACTTATTCGATATACTCCACCGGCCGGATGGAATCAACATGGGGTGAAGATTGTTTAGAGTTCAAGCCAGAGAGGTGGTTGTCTAAAGATGAGAAGCAATTTGAAGCAAAGGATCAATTCAGATTTGTATCCTTCAATGCTGGTCCAAGAATTTGCTTAGGGAAAGATTTGGCTTATTTACAGATGAAATCTGTTGCTGCAGCTGTATTGTTACGACACAAGCTCACAATAGCAGAAGGGCACAAAGTGGAACAGAAAATGTCATTGACTTTGTTCATGAAATATGGACTGAAAGTCAATGTGCATCGCAGAGATCTGACAGATGTCCCAGCACAGCTACGTGAAAAG ggttttgatatatatataagATGA
- the LOC113304287 gene encoding sec1 family domain-containing protein MIP3-like has protein sequence MAMADVMKSCLDSIRQISEEVEGAVIYLDAGCTEAFQFIGAVPLLLELGACAVCSLENASALDAVVDWNLNGKNAKKMVAITSRLLSDAHRYILRCLSMHQAILHCTIFTSISEVAHSTYPDSPLGPDAFREYESLLLQDYEELVRKCEIEKKSSSRPSVFGRSEASILGENLASEDEGWSKFSPSEEEIPRTPRENLDEPNSLVTKRDGLFRVDISVNHFPMILCPLSPRVFVLPSEGTIAEACLSSEHEDSLGPGLPSISTGVPSDGEDTPPGAILTAHLLYHLAAKMDLKMEIFSLGDLSKTIGKIMMDMSSLYDVGRRKRSAGLLLIDRTLDLLTPCCHGDSLVDRIFSSLPRRQRSSSSSVNQNKHGPGTIQRAPLDAQIPLGKLYTKEEPAIWPIEGIEAFLSGWSSNEPSSPIPVPTDRSTISGETSAQSEIGSPSGSFVTTENHRGAEYLEALMDRKTKDAAILIKKWLQETMRQEKVSVNVRTRTSFPAASDLQSMVKAVAKDQSSLLRNKGIIQLAIAAAYSLSEPHTSHWDAFVSAEKILNASCGDTSQTLSAQIRDLINTSVLVKTPDQTEQNKESSQGLLSFRDALLLAITGYILAGENFPTAGSDGPFSWEEDHCLKEAIVDALLENPSGARLKFFHGMEEVLEANLNKHKSEKSKEDSSNQSALEDFDDDQWGNWGDEDAESNNEQVYGDMQLKLELRDRVDNLFKFFHKLSSLKTKNVTLRNGPLGLESSYGGDPYMGKGLLYKLLTMVLGKYEVPGLEYHSSAVTRLFKSGFGRFGLGQAKPSLGDQNVILVFVVGGINCHEVLEAREALSQSGRPDVELIIGGTTLLTPNDMLDLLLGS, from the exons ATGGCTATGGCTGATGTGATGAAGTCTTGTTTGGATTCTATTCGACAA ATATCGGAGGAAGTAGAAGGTGCAGTAATTTACCTGGATGCTGGTTGCACAGAAGCCTTCCAGTTTATCGGAGCGGTTCCATTGTTATTGGAACTTGGAGCTTGTGCAGTTTGCAGTCTTGAAAACGCATCTGCTCTTGATGCT GTGGTCGACTGGAACTTAAATGGCAAGAATGCAAAGAAAATGGTGGCCATTACATCACGTCTTTTAAGCGACGCGCATCGGTATATTCTTCGCTGCCTGAGCATGCATCAAGCTATTCTTCATTGCACCATCTTTACATCTATCTCAGAG GTAGCTCACTCAACATATCCTGACTCACCATTAGGACCAGATGCCTTTCGTGAATATGAATCCTTACTTCTCCAAGATTATGAGGAGCTTGTTAGAAAGTGTGAGATAGAGAAGAAAAGTTCATCTCGTCCCAGTGTCTTTGGACGATCAGAAGCAAGCATCCTCGGTGAAAATTTAGCATCAGAAGATGAAGGTTGGTCAAAATTTAGTCCGAGCGAAGAAGAAATCCCTCGTACACCAAGAGAAAATTTGGATGAACCAAACTCACTGGTTACCAAAAGAGACGGTTTGTTTCGAGTCGATATATCTGTCAACCACTTCCCTATGATTTTATGCCCTCTATCTCCGAGAGTGTTTGTCTTGCCTTCAGAGGGAACAATCGCAGAAGCATGCTTATCATCTGAACATGAAGATTCTCTTGGTCCTGGATTGCCTTCCATAAGTACTGGAGTGCCTTCTGATGGCGAGGACACTCCACCTGGAGCAATCCTTACCGCTCATCTACTTTACCATCTTGCTGCGAAG ATGGATTTGAAAATGGAGATATTTTCTCTAGGTGACTTGTCGAAAACCATTGGGAAGATTATGATGGACATGTCAAGTCTTTATGATGTTGGCAGACGAAAAAGATCAGCAGGTTTATTACTTATTGACCGTACGCTCGATTTGCTTACCCCATGCTGTCATGGTGACTCACTTGTTGATCGTATCTTCTCGTCTCTGCCTCGTAGGCAAAGATCATCATCTTCCTCTGTAAACCAAAACAAGCATGGCCCTGGCACGATACAACGTGCTCCACTAGATGCTCAGATACCACTTGGAAAACTTTACACCAAAGAAGAACCTGCCATTTGGCCGATAGAAGGAATTGAGGCTTTTTTAAGTGGTTGGAGTTCAAATGAACCTTCAAGTCCAATCCCTGTTCCTACTGATAGAAGCACAATTTCTGGCGAAACTTCTGCACAATCTGAAATTGGATCACCTAGTGGGTCGTTTGTAACGACTGAAAATCATCGTGGAGCAGAATATTTAGAAGCATTAATGGATAGAAAAACAAAAGATGCGGCAATACTGATAAAGAAATGGCTCCAGGAAACTATGCGCCAAGAAAAAGTGTCTGTCAATGTGAGAACTCGCACAAGCTTTCCAGCGGCATCAGATTTGCAGTCTATGGTGAAAGCTGTGGCAAAGGATCAGTCATCTTTATTGAGGAACAAAGGGATTATTCAACTAGCTATAGCTGCGGCATATTCCTTAAGTGAACCTCATACTTCTCATTGGGATGCATTTGTCAGTGCTGAGAAAATATTGAACGCAAGTTGTGGAGATACTAGCCAAACTCTTTCTGCTCAAATCCGGGATCTCATCAATACGAGTGTTTTGGTCAAAACGCCAGATCAGACAGAGCAGAATAAAGAATCTTCTCAGGGTCTTCTATCTTTCCGAGATGCTCTTCTCCTTGCAATCACGGGATATATCTTGGCTGGTGAAAATTTTCCGACAGCCGGGTCTGATGGTCCTTTTTCATGGGAAGAGGATCATTGTTTGAAGGAAGCTATAGTGGATGCACTACTTGAGAATCCATCTGGTGCTAGGTTGAAATTTTTCCATGGCATGGAGGAAGTTCTTGAAGCTAATTTAAACAAGCACAagtctgaaaaatctaaagaagaTTCTTCCAATCAGTCAGCATTGGAGGACTTCGATGATGATCAATGGGGTAACTGGGGTGATGAAGATGCAGAAAGTAACAACGAACAAGTGTACGGTGATATGCAACTCAAGTTGGAATTGCGTGATAGGGTGGATAATCTTTTCAAATTCTTTCACAAATTATCCAGTCTTAAAACGAAAAATGTAACACTCAGAAATGGACCACTGGGATTAGAAAGCAGCTATGGAGGGGATCCTTATATGGGCAAAGGATTGCTTTATAAACTTCTCACCATGGTTCTTGGCAAGTATGAAGTACCTGGATTGGAGTACCATTCATCTGCAGTCACAAGGCTTTTTAAAAGCGGATTTGGTAGATTTGGCCTTGGACAG GCAAAACCGAGTCTCGGTGACCAAAATGTTATTCTGGTTTTTGTAGTTGGTGGAATCAACTGTCACGAG GTCCTTGAAGCGCGGGAAGCATTGTCACAGAGTGGAAGACCGGATGTTGAGTTGATCATCGGCGGTACGACTCTTTTAACTCCAAATGATATGCTTGATTTACTATTGGGATCCTAA